GGACCCGTGGCAATACCAACAGCTCGATCGGCGACAGGCCGAATGTTTGCAGCGCATCCAGCTCCTCGGTCACTTTCATCGTGCCGATCTGCGCCGCATAGGCCGACCCCGACCGCCCGGCGATCAGAATCGCCGCAATCAGCGGGGCGATTTCTCGCAGCAGCGAGATGCCCACCAGGTCCACGATGAAAATGTTCGTCCCGAACTTCCGAAGCTGCTCGGCACCCTGGTACGCAATCACCACGCCGATGAGAAACGTCAGCAGTCCGGTAATCGGCAACGCATTGACCCCATCCAGCCGGAGACTATTCAGGCAACTGCGCCAACGCATCCGACGAGGCGCCGCCACCAAATGAACCAGCGCGGTCGTACTCTCTCCGAGAAACTGCAGCCCCTGAATCATCCGCGCAAGATGAGTGCTGATCGCCGTCTTGAGCCGCTCGCCCCCGTTCGGTCGCGGAGCGACCTCGGCGACGATCGCCTCCCAATTGGACGACACCAGGCTCATCAGCTGCGCATAGTCCGACCGGAGGCCTTCGATCGAGACTTCGCACCCCCGGCGTTTGGCCTCCATCAGGGCGCGAAACAACACGACCGCCCCACCGGTATCGAGCGCCTCGATGCCGCTCGCGTCAAAGACCAGCGCGCTTCGAGCGGGCCAGGCCATTCCTTTGAGCGCACGTTCGACCGGCGCCACATCGGACATGGTCCAGGCGCCTCGACAGCGGAGGGTCCGTCCCTCCACCAGCGTCACGCCAGCCGGATGGATGTGGTTCGCTATGGATCGATCGCCGTTCATCCGATGCTTCGCAGCACGCCTTACACTTGATTGTGTTCCCGCAAGGACCCGACAAGCTCCTTCTTGCTAATCAACAACGCGCCCAGCCCGAACAGTACTGTCGACAGCGTCACCAATCCGCCGATCACCGGAAGAAGCGACAGCCCTGAATAGAGGACCAGCCCCGCCACGAAGGGCCAGGCGAGCGACGACGAGTCGTCCTGCCGGCGAATCAGCATTTGCCCCACATAGGTCATCGCATACACTCTCGCCAGATAGACGGTCGCACCGTACAACGCGAGCAGGAACAGGCCGATCGGCAGCGCGAACAAGGTGACGACGAAACTCAACGCGACCACGGGCGTGGCAACCAGCGCGACCGTGCCCCAACCAAGGGACGGGGCCGGACGCTCGCGGATCGTCGCGGTGACCCGCCGGGCAAACATCGGATAGACCCGCAAGAGTACCAACCCCAGGATCAACGTCGAGACAAAGCTGGTGAACGCAGCCATGAGCCAGATGCCGACGATCCCCTTGCGCGCCCGTTCGATACTCCAGCCTTCGGGTAACGGCCGTTGCGTCATCTCACCGCGAACGGTCGCCTCTTCATCGATAGAGGGGGCCGCTTCCCCCCAGTACCGCAGCCTGCCTCCGACCATGGCCTTCGAGGTGAGACGTACCGACCCCGCCGCCACAACCAAATCGCGCTCAATCTGGTTCGAGACCGTCGCGGTCCAGGCCCCGACCCTTGCGTCTCGACCGACAGATCCGGCAAGTTGCACATGACCGCCGCCGGCGAGGAGGTTCTCCCGCACCTTCGCCGTCTCGCTCACATGTACATCCGCGCCGCCAAGGGTGGCATTCCTCCCGATCGTTCCACTCACGGTCACCTGCGCACCTACGACCCTGGCATCCTGGGCCACGGTGCCGGACAGGATCACTTTGGCCCCTGCCACGATCACATCTCCGTTGACCACTCCATCCACAAGCACCTCACCACCGGCGGCATACAGGTCACCGTTGATGATGCCGGAAATTTCCACATGCGGACCGAAGGCAAAAT
This genomic window from Nitrospira sp. contains:
- a CDS encoding MlaE family lipid ABC transporter permease subunit, which translates into the protein MNGDRSIANHIHPAGVTLVEGRTLRCRGAWTMSDVAPVERALKGMAWPARSALVFDASGIEALDTGGAVVLFRALMEAKRRGCEVSIEGLRSDYAQLMSLVSSNWEAIVAEVAPRPNGGERLKTAISTHLARMIQGLQFLGESTTALVHLVAAPRRMRWRSCLNSLRLDGVNALPITGLLTFLIGVVIAYQGAEQLRKFGTNIFIVDLVGISLLREIAPLIAAILIAGRSGSAYAAQIGTMKVTEELDALQTFGLSPIELLVLPRVLALVVALPLLTAYADVLGVFGGMLIASNQLNVSFTAFLSRFDEAVALRHLLIGLGKAPFFAVIIALVGCYQGFQIRGGVDDVGRHTTISVVQSTFLVIIFDAICSILLNWWNL